The nucleotide window CTCTTCCGCCCCTACCACGAAGCCGCCCGGAGATTTGCCGGTTAGATCCCAGAGGGTCAAAGTGGTGGCGATCTCCTTCCTGGTCCGCCACCGGGCTGTGCCGTGCTGGCCCTGGCCGGCCGCCTCCGGGCCGCCTATATCATTTCTGGCTTTACTTTTCCGCCTGGTAGCCGGCCACAAAATGGATATGGCTGCAGCGCCAAAAGCGGGCTGCAGCCATATCCAGGTGTTACGCATCTTTTCATCCTTCACCAGTATTGCCGGCCCGGCCAGGGGGCGGGCCAGGGTTTCTTTCTTCCAGGCTTCCAGGCCGGGCTTAAAGCCCTGGACTTTGATAAATAAGGGCAGCTTTAGCACCAACGGAACCAATAGCAGGTCCAATAAAACCAGGAGCAATAAAATGACATGGCGGAATTTAATTTTCACAACATCCCCATCTCCCTTCCTTCTTCCCTTGCCCGGCGCCGGCGGCGTTCCAGGTCCCTTTCCGCCAAAAGCTGCGCCTGGGCCTCAGCCCGGGTGCGCTCGCGCTCCAGGGCCCGCCAGGCGGCCTTCCAGACGCTGTTGGCTATCCGGCTTTTTTCAACCTGGATTTGCCTGCTTTCCCCTTTTTCTTTGAACTCTAATTCCCTCTCCAGGCGGTTTATAGCAGCCGCGCCTTTCAACACCACCTGGGCCACACGGTCACGGATATCTTCATAAGCCTTCCGGGCCGCCTCGTCCAGAGCTTCAGGTTTTAAGGTATAATGGGAGGCGATTTGCCTGGCTAATTCCTGGTAGCGCCCAGCGGATTGGCTAAAACCGGGCTGCTTCAGTATCCAGTCGGCGATTTCCCTGGCCTGGGCTTTCACCTCGGCGGGCATATAGGCTAGGGCTATACGGCCCTTACCGGGCATAATCCTGGCCAGGTCCTGCAGCATCCTCACCAGCAATTCTTCTCTACCGGGGGTAAGGACGGGCGGCATCTTGGGGCTGGAGCCCAAAAAAGCCCTGGCTTCCAGTCGGGCCATTTGCACCTCTTGCATAAACCCTGTCACTTTCGTTATATCATTACCTACCAGCTCCCTGATCGCGTCCCTGATGGCCGTCTTTTCTGCCGTAAGGCGGTCCCTTTCCTCGCGGAAAACCTCCCGGGCAAAGGAACGGAAAACCCCTTTTCTTTCTCCCGGCTCCAGGTAGCCCTGCCTCCTGGCGGTGCCATGTTCTTCCTCCCAAATAACCACATGACAATGGGGATGACCCTCTTTGCGGTGGAAGGCCGCCACCCAGCGGGCATGATCCGGGTCCAGGTGCATGGCCTTGATGGCGTTGTTAACGCCGTTCTCAATGGCAGCCTGCCACTTTTCCCGCTCCACCAGGCCCAGGCGTTCCGCGTCGTCCTGCCGCAGGGAAACTATCACCCGCCAGACAGGCAGGTTATGCCTGTCCAGCTTGCTCCCTACTTCCTGCCAGTCGGGAACCGGCTCTCCTTCCGGTCCGAAAAGGCCGGAACTCCCGGGCCTTTCCGCCGCGTACTTTACATGTCCGGCAGCGGTGCCCAGTTCGACAGGGAAATCTTCATCCCCGACGCGGTAGGCTTCCGGATCGCCCCGGTCCGCTTCGGGCTTGGTGGCAATATACCGGATATGGTTATAATTACAGGCCATCTTTTTGGTGCCAGGCTGGTAGTACGCCACGTTGACGATGACCACGCTTTTGCTCATCCGTTAACCCCGCCGCCTTCCTCGGGTAAAAGTAAAT belongs to Moorella humiferrea and includes:
- the mobP3 gene encoding MobP3 family relaxase, giving the protein MSKSVVIVNVAYYQPGTKKMACNYNHIRYIATKPEADRGDPEAYRVGDEDFPVELGTAAGHVKYAAERPGSSGLFGPEGEPVPDWQEVGSKLDRHNLPVWRVIVSLRQDDAERLGLVEREKWQAAIENGVNNAIKAMHLDPDHARWVAAFHRKEGHPHCHVVIWEEEHGTARRQGYLEPGERKGVFRSFAREVFREERDRLTAEKTAIRDAIRELVGNDITKVTGFMQEVQMARLEARAFLGSSPKMPPVLTPGREELLVRMLQDLARIMPGKGRIALAYMPAEVKAQAREIADWILKQPGFSQSAGRYQELARQIASHYTLKPEALDEAARKAYEDIRDRVAQVVLKGAAAINRLERELEFKEKGESRQIQVEKSRIANSVWKAAWRALERERTRAEAQAQLLAERDLERRRRRAREEGREMGML